The following are encoded together in the Aerococcus mictus genome:
- the fabG gene encoding 3-oxoacyl-ACP reductase FabG, translated as MFNDQVVVVTGAGQGIGAEIAKEFAQDGAQVVIVDFNEETAQKTAEAINENNGKAVAYQADVSDFDRAEEIIADVVEKYGKVDVLINNAGITRDASLKKMTKEQWDQVIATNLTGVFNYSKAAFIRMTAAGYGRIVNASSLAGVEGNFGQTNYSASKAGIIGMTKTIAREGAAKGVTVNAVAPGFIETPMTDAIPEEIKQNMIDGIPVKRIGYPKDIANAMKFLASPDSGYITGQLLQVNGGMNM; from the coding sequence ATGTTTAACGATCAAGTTGTTGTAGTTACTGGCGCAGGCCAAGGTATTGGTGCTGAAATCGCTAAAGAATTCGCTCAAGATGGTGCTCAAGTAGTCATTGTTGATTTCAATGAGGAAACTGCACAAAAGACAGCAGAAGCCATTAATGAAAATAATGGTAAAGCAGTTGCTTATCAAGCAGATGTATCTGATTTCGACCGTGCTGAGGAAATTATTGCAGATGTTGTTGAAAAATACGGAAAAGTTGACGTCTTAATCAACAATGCTGGTATTACCCGTGATGCTTCATTGAAGAAAATGACTAAAGAACAATGGGACCAAGTTATTGCAACTAACTTAACAGGTGTATTTAACTATTCTAAAGCAGCATTTATCCGTATGACTGCTGCAGGGTATGGACGGATTGTAAACGCTTCTTCCCTAGCAGGGGTTGAAGGCAACTTCGGTCAAACCAACTACTCCGCTTCAAAAGCAGGTATTATTGGTATGACTAAGACAATCGCTCGCGAAGGTGCTGCAAAAGGTGTTACCGTTAATGCCGTTGCACCTGGTTTCATTGAAACCCCAATGACCGATGCTATTCCAGAAGAAATCAAACAAAATATGATTGATGGTATTCCGGTAAAACGTATTGGTTATCCAAAAGATATTGCCAATGCAATGAAATTCTTAGCTTCACCAGATTCAGGTTATATCACTGGTCAATTACTACAAGTTAACGGTGGTATGAACATGTAA
- a CDS encoding GntP family permease: MEILGVIGIFLAIIAIIYLSVRGLNIVIAAPLATLIVILTNQMDIFGSLIGDAPSYMTGLAGFLIKNFAIFLLGAVLAQYMEKSNATVSIANWVLAKVGLDNPFIVLVAFAGIAAILTYGGISLFVVMFALVPLARPIFKKLNVNWSLLPIPLFLGMATVTMSMLPGTPSVQNAVPTTYLGTTLTAAPVLSMIGVITVVAFGLTYLKFQLNRSLAKGETFYSYLGEGESVGEEADLDAETDEENIPPILLAILPLVTLVAIILIFSDVPNIILIALTVGILLSAFLYRKYLPKQTSLLNDGANSAVPSAFATSSSVAFGSVLTSAPGFSVVQDAIMSIPGNPLIGLSVATALLGGITGSSSGALGIVMQNFAPTYLEMGIAPELIHRIAVVASAVITVVPHSGVTITFNNLTGLSLKNAFMHQFIMVNGGHLLALIAMLIASTILY, from the coding sequence ATGGAAATTCTTGGCGTAATCGGTATATTTCTTGCGATTATCGCAATTATTTATTTATCAGTTAGAGGATTAAACATTGTTATTGCTGCTCCTCTAGCCACATTAATTGTTATTCTAACCAACCAAATGGACATCTTTGGGTCATTAATTGGTGATGCACCTTCTTATATGACCGGTCTTGCAGGTTTCTTAATTAAAAACTTTGCGATTTTCCTATTAGGCGCAGTTCTGGCTCAATATATGGAAAAAAGTAATGCTACAGTTTCGATCGCTAACTGGGTTTTGGCCAAAGTTGGTTTAGATAATCCCTTTATTGTGCTAGTAGCTTTCGCTGGTATTGCAGCAATATTAACTTATGGTGGGATTAGTTTATTTGTGGTTATGTTTGCCTTAGTCCCATTAGCTCGACCAATCTTTAAAAAGTTAAATGTGAATTGGTCCTTATTACCTATTCCACTATTCTTGGGAATGGCAACCGTAACCATGTCTATGCTACCAGGGACACCTTCAGTTCAAAACGCGGTACCAACGACTTACTTAGGGACTACTTTAACAGCAGCTCCTGTGTTGAGTATGATTGGTGTTATTACTGTGGTTGCTTTTGGACTGACCTACTTAAAGTTTCAATTAAATCGGAGTCTAGCTAAGGGAGAAACTTTCTATTCTTATCTAGGTGAAGGGGAATCAGTTGGAGAAGAAGCTGACCTTGACGCTGAAACAGATGAAGAAAATATCCCTCCAATTTTATTAGCCATTTTACCATTGGTTACTTTAGTTGCGATTATTTTAATCTTCAGTGATGTGCCGAATATTATTTTGATTGCTTTAACTGTGGGTATCTTATTAAGTGCCTTCTTATATCGGAAATATTTACCAAAACAAACTTCATTATTGAATGATGGAGCTAATAGTGCTGTCCCATCAGCCTTTGCTACCTCAAGCTCAGTAGCTTTTGGATCAGTATTAACCAGTGCTCCTGGCTTCAGTGTGGTTCAAGATGCGATTATGTCTATTCCAGGTAACCCTTTAATTGGACTATCTGTAGCAACTGCTTTACTTGGCGGGATTACAGGTTCTAGTTCTGGGGCTCTGGGGATCGTCATGCAAAACTTTGCACCAACGTATTTAGAGATGGGAATTGCGCCTGAATTGATTCACCGTATTGCAGTTGTTGCATCAGCTGTGATTACAGTGGTTCCTCATTCGGGAGTGACAATCACCTTTAACAACTTGACTGGCTTAAGTTTAAAAAATGCTTTCATGCATCAGTTTATAATGGTTAATGGTGGTCACTTGCTTGCCTTAATCGCTATGTTAATTGCTTCAACAATTTTATATTAA
- a CDS encoding acyl CoA:acetate/3-ketoacid CoA transferase — MGKKKPVISRREAADLIKDNDLLATCTFGLGGLPEDLLVGVKERYEEEQHPKDITFMWSCGIGNNKPGRGADHLLADGLVKRIIAGHVGSSPGMVDKVVNNEVEAYLLPQGVFTQLYRAIAGNKPFLTKVGLQTYVDPRLEGAKATEKTTEELIELAEFGGEEWLKYPDFDIDVAFIRGSFADEKGNMNVEDETCILEQLELAMATKKKGGTVIAQVKQIVENNSLDPKSIVVPGGLIDYIVVADPEYHYQTMGTYYSPELAGKINVPVDSVKPAPLSSRKVIGRRAAMELQPDSVINLGIGTPDMVASVAQEEGVADEYVTTLEMGIWGGSAAGGLDFGASRNADASIAMANQFDFYDGNGLDLSVLGIGQIDQYGNNNVTKFGPKVPGPGGFINISQNTKNLVFVGTLTVGGKSHIEDGKLVIDEQGRGPKFLKEVEQVSFSGKYAQENDQNILYVTERAVFDLHEGKVRLIEIAPGIDLQKDVLDQMEFEPEIAEDLKEMNPDIFKEEWGGLKEIIDAKSKK, encoded by the coding sequence ATGGGTAAAAAGAAACCAGTTATTTCAAGACGTGAAGCAGCTGATTTAATTAAAGATAACGATCTATTAGCTACTTGTACTTTTGGTTTAGGGGGCCTACCTGAAGACTTACTAGTAGGGGTTAAAGAACGTTACGAAGAAGAACAACATCCCAAAGACATCACTTTCATGTGGTCATGTGGTATTGGTAACAACAAACCTGGCCGTGGTGCTGACCACTTATTAGCAGATGGTTTGGTAAAACGTATCATTGCTGGTCACGTTGGTTCTTCACCTGGTATGGTTGATAAGGTGGTTAATAACGAAGTTGAAGCCTACTTATTACCACAGGGTGTATTTACTCAACTATATCGCGCTATTGCTGGGAACAAACCTTTCTTAACTAAAGTTGGTTTACAAACTTATGTTGATCCTCGTTTAGAAGGGGCTAAAGCAACTGAAAAAACCACTGAAGAACTTATTGAACTAGCGGAATTTGGTGGCGAAGAATGGTTGAAATATCCAGATTTTGATATTGACGTTGCCTTTATCCGTGGATCATTTGCTGATGAAAAAGGGAACATGAACGTTGAAGATGAGACCTGTATTCTTGAACAACTTGAATTAGCAATGGCTACCAAGAAAAAAGGTGGTACCGTTATTGCTCAAGTAAAACAAATTGTTGAAAACAACTCTCTAGATCCTAAGAGTATTGTGGTACCAGGCGGTTTAATTGACTATATTGTGGTAGCTGACCCTGAATATCACTACCAAACCATGGGAACCTACTACAGTCCAGAATTAGCTGGAAAAATCAATGTTCCAGTGGACAGCGTTAAACCTGCACCACTTTCATCACGTAAGGTCATTGGTCGTCGTGCAGCTATGGAATTGCAACCTGATTCTGTGATTAACTTAGGTATCGGTACGCCTGACATGGTGGCTTCTGTTGCCCAAGAAGAAGGCGTTGCTGACGAATATGTGACAACTCTAGAGATGGGTATCTGGGGTGGTAGTGCTGCTGGTGGCTTAGACTTTGGTGCTTCACGTAATGCTGATGCTTCCATTGCTATGGCTAACCAATTTGACTTCTACGATGGTAACGGTTTAGACCTTTCTGTATTAGGAATTGGGCAAATTGACCAATATGGTAACAATAACGTTACAAAATTTGGTCCTAAAGTTCCTGGTCCAGGTGGATTCATTAATATTTCTCAAAACACTAAGAACCTTGTCTTTGTAGGTACCTTAACTGTTGGTGGTAAATCACACATCGAAGACGGTAAATTAGTCATTGATGAACAAGGTCGTGGACCTAAATTCTTGAAAGAAGTTGAACAAGTAAGTTTCTCTGGTAAATATGCTCAAGAAAACGACCAAAATATCTTATACGTCACTGAACGTGCTGTCTTTGACTTACATGAAGGTAAAGTTCGTTTAATTGAAATTGCACCAGGAATTGACCTCCAAAAAGATGTTCTCGACCAAATGGAATTTGAACCTGAAATTGCCGAAGACTTGAAAGAAATGAATCCTGATATCTTTAAAGAAGAATGGGGCGGCCTTAAAGAAATTATTGATGCAAAATCTAAAAAATAA
- a CDS encoding thiolase family protein has protein sequence MLKAKNEEVVFVGAARTPVGAYLGDLKTVPVDELGVISLTEAAKRAGVAVEDIEEVIVGHVTGSQTTNNLGNIIGIDAGVKNTATGMTINRICGSGIQSAVSAAQELLFSNKSIIAAGGVESLSRAPFYLPESARYEGLKGGNKPLIDANLAGHSSASGKDSGVNHMGNTAENVARKYGITRERADQFAVESQRKAAEAIENGRFAQEIIPVEVKGRKGKVNVVEKDGHPRPGTSMESLAKLRPAFEKDGIVTAGNASGLNDGGAFEIMTTKSVAEERGLEIMARVVDYQIAGCDPAYMGLGPVQAIKDILARQEMDLKEDIDILEINEAFAAQTIGCLIELGIEEDTDFYKNHFNPHGGAVALGHPLGMSGARIITSLLYEFKNHPEYRYAIASACIGGGQGIALLLENGYYQG, from the coding sequence ATGTTAAAAGCTAAAAATGAAGAAGTTGTTTTTGTTGGTGCCGCACGGACTCCTGTTGGTGCTTACCTAGGCGACTTAAAGACAGTACCAGTTGATGAATTAGGGGTGATTTCTCTTACAGAAGCTGCTAAACGTGCTGGTGTTGCCGTTGAAGATATTGAAGAAGTTATTGTTGGTCATGTCACTGGATCACAAACAACCAATAATTTAGGTAACATTATCGGAATTGATGCAGGAGTAAAAAATACTGCAACAGGTATGACTATTAACCGTATCTGTGGATCAGGTATTCAATCCGCTGTATCAGCCGCACAAGAATTACTATTCTCCAATAAAAGTATTATTGCCGCTGGTGGGGTAGAATCTTTATCTCGTGCGCCTTTCTATCTACCAGAATCCGCTCGTTATGAGGGGTTAAAGGGAGGCAATAAACCTTTAATTGATGCTAACTTAGCTGGCCATAGCTCTGCTTCTGGTAAAGATTCTGGTGTTAACCACATGGGGAACACTGCAGAAAATGTTGCTCGTAAATACGGAATTACTCGTGAACGCGCTGACCAATTTGCAGTAGAATCCCAACGTAAAGCTGCAGAAGCTATTGAAAACGGACGTTTCGCTCAAGAAATCATTCCGGTAGAAGTTAAAGGACGTAAAGGAAAAGTTAACGTCGTAGAAAAAGACGGCCATCCACGTCCAGGAACATCGATGGAATCATTAGCTAAATTACGCCCAGCCTTTGAAAAAGATGGTATTGTTACTGCAGGTAATGCTTCTGGATTAAATGACGGTGGTGCTTTTGAAATTATGACCACCAAATCAGTTGCTGAAGAACGTGGCTTAGAAATCATGGCTCGCGTCGTTGACTACCAAATTGCTGGTTGTGACCCTGCGTACATGGGCTTAGGACCGGTTCAAGCGATTAAAGACATTCTTGCGCGTCAAGAAATGGACCTTAAAGAAGACATTGATATCTTAGAAATTAATGAAGCCTTTGCAGCTCAAACTATTGGTTGCTTGATTGAACTTGGTATTGAAGAAGATACTGACTTCTACAAGAATCATTTCAACCCACATGGTGGTGCAGTTGCTTTAGGTCACCCATTAGGCATGTCTGGTGCACGTATCATTACATCTCTATTGTATGAATTCAAGAACCATCCAGAATACCGTTACGCGATTGCTTCAGCATGTATCGGTGGTGGACAAGGTATTGCTCTCTTACTTGAAAACGGCTACTACCAAGGTTAA
- a CDS encoding DEAD/DEAH box helicase, protein MRWSIPTKMIEEGRQLVNQDRVLKVIPNENEAIWRAEVLDDEKYIVILDGTGKEEDICRCITWQQKSYCPHTVAVELFLRDHDVVRAMAYSKKPLFHYPENVMDQHPSIDKLLTSYRERMDYKLSDQDQVKTYRLKVQFEIYDMTGLQYQLSSERLFYLRLKVGYDQLYYVQDFTDFYRQLLNAGSYRLSNRHDKAVWLMKEAFNADTYDLLYQLALIKENNNHRLEAGLNISTSHQSPQRDFLSQKQLAMLIDFYQEHSESNQDGDNIQFYLDDDLVELNFYQDKRPVLLELQHKDGNYLVIMNPRMRLYKFYQMIFDGYNLYRIEADQSYFDDLELLQGTFADHSYQWQLSADEVEEFISCFGYQILAHGLINNIVLLSFASGMGPLKVEIALDVSDRLLQADLIYHYGQYQLSDTPGENILPEKGIILRDIKGEIQSEQQLIKLAFEKSDNQFISQFDNFNQTMEALNDCQKFFPDEWTVTYSQQLEEWQNNDKQLKVETGKNEENRFLTINFTLDDVDDDEVNEILKAIEQNDQYLQLDSGKIIDLKKIITPQQNKMLKQLRSGNTHWENGGQVPAYQSLKYADALGQAVDFEQFYQDIIHPARSDYQSNPGLKTELAPYQKYAVQWLGQLAKYNLGGLLADEMGLGKTVQTVAFLLDYFDKLPQANVLILAPASVIYNWKYEIQRFAPEVKVVVLDGSVEEREKIRQENPKAIWICSYHSYRNDQEAYHQEYFDVLILDEAQALKNERTVLYQSVVNQDSGMRIGLSGTPLENNLNEFWALMQMILPGLLPQKKEFQAMSIESIRKLVSPFVLRRTKQEVQLELPDKSVHNRYASLESNQKAVYLAYLEDIRDRLKDNDGNGSHKHMEMLAAITRLRQICCHPALVNSDYQGTSGKFEYFKRMLERALSNNRRILVFSQFTSMLAIMQDYLDQEAINYFIIEGKTNKEKRQDQVNRFNQGEGSVFLISLRAGGVGINLTGADTVFLYDLWWNPSVEEQAIGRAHRIGQTKDVEVYRFITEGTIEERIAELQEEKRHLFDELFQDEEMGESSHLTMDDLRFILDMPAS, encoded by the coding sequence ATGCGTTGGAGTATACCAACAAAAATGATTGAGGAAGGTAGGCAGCTAGTTAACCAGGACCGTGTGCTAAAAGTGATTCCTAATGAAAATGAAGCTATTTGGCGCGCAGAAGTTCTTGACGATGAAAAATACATCGTTATTTTAGATGGAACTGGTAAAGAAGAAGATATTTGTCGTTGTATCACCTGGCAACAAAAATCTTACTGCCCACATACTGTTGCAGTGGAATTGTTTTTACGTGACCATGATGTGGTGCGTGCCATGGCATATTCCAAGAAACCTCTATTTCATTATCCAGAAAATGTGATGGACCAGCATCCATCAATCGATAAATTACTCACTTCCTACCGTGAAAGAATGGATTACAAGCTCAGTGACCAGGATCAAGTCAAGACCTATCGTTTAAAGGTTCAATTCGAAATTTACGATATGACTGGACTCCAATATCAATTATCGAGTGAAAGACTCTTCTATTTAAGACTAAAAGTCGGTTATGATCAACTTTACTATGTCCAAGATTTTACGGATTTTTATCGACAACTTTTAAATGCGGGCTCATATCGGCTCTCCAACCGCCACGATAAGGCGGTCTGGCTCATGAAAGAAGCCTTTAATGCTGATACTTATGACTTGCTTTACCAATTAGCTTTGATTAAGGAAAATAACAATCACCGCCTAGAAGCAGGATTAAATATTTCGACATCTCACCAAAGCCCCCAACGAGATTTCTTATCTCAGAAGCAATTGGCCATGTTGATAGATTTTTATCAAGAGCACAGTGAATCAAATCAAGATGGCGACAATATCCAATTTTATCTCGATGATGACTTAGTTGAGCTTAACTTTTATCAAGACAAACGGCCAGTCTTACTTGAACTCCAGCACAAGGATGGAAATTACCTAGTGATCATGAATCCTAGGATGCGCTTATATAAGTTCTACCAAATGATCTTCGATGGCTACAATCTCTATAGAATTGAAGCTGACCAAAGCTATTTTGATGATTTAGAATTGTTGCAAGGAACATTTGCTGACCATTCCTACCAGTGGCAGCTTAGTGCGGATGAGGTTGAAGAGTTTATTTCTTGTTTTGGCTACCAAATTCTTGCCCATGGTCTTATCAATAATATTGTATTGTTAAGTTTCGCCTCAGGAATGGGACCATTGAAAGTAGAGATAGCCCTAGATGTCAGTGATCGTCTCTTACAAGCTGATTTAATCTATCATTATGGCCAGTACCAGTTATCTGATACTCCAGGAGAAAATATTTTGCCAGAAAAGGGTATTATCTTAAGAGATATTAAGGGCGAAATTCAATCCGAGCAACAACTTATCAAATTAGCCTTTGAAAAATCAGATAATCAATTTATTAGTCAATTTGATAATTTTAATCAAACCATGGAAGCTTTAAACGATTGTCAGAAATTCTTCCCTGATGAATGGACGGTGACTTATAGTCAACAATTAGAGGAATGGCAAAATAACGATAAGCAATTAAAAGTAGAAACTGGTAAAAATGAAGAGAATCGCTTCTTAACGATTAATTTCACCCTGGATGATGTTGATGACGATGAAGTCAATGAAATTTTAAAGGCTATCGAGCAAAACGACCAATACCTGCAGTTAGATAGTGGAAAAATTATTGATTTGAAGAAAATCATTACTCCTCAACAGAATAAGATGTTAAAACAGCTGCGTTCTGGCAATACGCATTGGGAAAATGGGGGGCAAGTTCCTGCCTACCAAAGTCTAAAATATGCAGATGCCTTAGGCCAGGCAGTGGATTTTGAACAATTCTACCAAGATATCATCCACCCAGCTCGGTCAGATTACCAAAGCAATCCAGGCTTAAAAACTGAATTAGCTCCTTATCAAAAATATGCTGTTCAGTGGTTAGGCCAATTGGCTAAATATAACCTAGGTGGGCTATTAGCTGATGAAATGGGACTGGGGAAGACTGTTCAAACAGTGGCTTTCCTGTTGGATTACTTTGATAAACTGCCTCAAGCCAATGTGCTCATTTTAGCGCCAGCTTCTGTTATTTATAATTGGAAATATGAAATTCAACGCTTTGCTCCAGAGGTGAAGGTTGTGGTATTAGATGGTAGTGTTGAGGAAAGAGAAAAAATTCGTCAGGAAAATCCCAAGGCCATCTGGATTTGTTCCTACCATTCCTATCGTAATGACCAAGAAGCCTACCACCAAGAATATTTTGATGTCTTGATTCTAGATGAAGCTCAAGCACTCAAGAATGAACGGACGGTTTTATACCAATCAGTTGTTAACCAGGACAGCGGCATGCGGATCGGATTATCAGGGACTCCTTTAGAGAATAATTTAAATGAGTTTTGGGCTTTGATGCAAATGATCTTACCGGGTTTACTGCCACAGAAGAAAGAATTTCAGGCCATGTCCATTGAAAGCATTCGTAAATTGGTTAGCCCCTTTGTCTTACGTCGAACCAAACAGGAAGTTCAATTGGAATTGCCTGATAAGTCCGTACATAATCGCTATGCTAGCTTAGAATCAAATCAAAAGGCGGTTTATCTTGCTTACTTGGAAGATATTCGCGATCGCCTGAAAGATAATGATGGCAATGGTTCTCACAAACACATGGAAATGCTTGCTGCCATCACCCGCTTGAGACAAATTTGCTGCCACCCAGCCTTAGTTAATTCTGACTACCAAGGAACGAGTGGAAAATTTGAATATTTCAAGCGGATGTTAGAACGGGCCTTAAGTAATAATCGTAGAATATTGGTATTTTCACAATTTACATCGATGCTAGCGATCATGCAGGATTATTTAGACCAAGAAGCGATTAACTATTTTATTATTGAAGGGAAAACCAATAAAGAAAAACGCCAAGATCAAGTCAACCGCTTCAACCAAGGTGAAGGATCCGTCTTTTTAATCTCCCTAAGAGCTGGCGGGGTAGGAATTAATCTGACCGGTGCAGATACTGTCTTTCTTTATGATCTGTGGTGGAATCCCTCTGTTGAAGAACAAGCTATCGGCAGGGCCCACCGAATCGGTCAGACCAAAGATGTTGAGGTTTACCGATTCATTACCGAAGGAACGATTGAAGAGCGCATTGCTGAATTACAAGAAGAAAAACGCCATCTTTTCGATGAACTCTTCCAAGATGAGGAAATGGGAGAAAGTTCCCACTTAACCATGGATGACTTGCGCTTTATTTTAGATATGCCTGCAAGTTAA
- a CDS encoding CapA family protein, protein MNIKGLLKALLGVFFALLIVISGAFLYQELKHSKDGQSWEFSLNPKNNSSKTSSARIFCNGDLLYHDIVYWSAEQGNGTYDFNNNFRYVKDWLGQGDLVIGDYEGTITPGRELTGYPMFNAPVEVASAIKNAGYDVMALANNHILDMGSEGVASTQKAFNDLGIDTIGVYTKAPRSTDQLLIKEVNGIKIAILNYAYGYNGMEQNLSKKEYEASMSDLDEEKMKEEINFAEQNADITIVMPHMGIEYQLQPNEEQKALYHKMINWGADLVFGGHPHVIQPSEVVNHNGENKFIIYSMGNFLSNQRIETVDNPWTERGVLMDVSLTKQGDTTKIDTIQAHPTWVNRTPNGKRGHGFDLYDYTVYVLEDWVQGGKYYGQLDHATQARVDRAYQETLDHVNLQLPKE, encoded by the coding sequence ATGAATATCAAAGGACTGTTAAAAGCGCTTTTAGGTGTTTTCTTTGCCCTACTAATTGTCATTTCAGGAGCATTTCTTTATCAAGAATTAAAGCATTCTAAGGATGGCCAAAGCTGGGAGTTTAGCTTAAATCCTAAGAATAATTCTTCAAAAACAAGTAGTGCGCGCATTTTTTGCAATGGGGACCTACTTTACCACGATATCGTTTATTGGTCTGCTGAGCAGGGAAATGGGACTTATGATTTTAATAATAACTTCCGTTACGTTAAAGATTGGTTAGGCCAGGGAGATTTGGTGATTGGTGATTACGAAGGCACCATCACACCAGGACGTGAGCTAACCGGTTATCCCATGTTTAATGCTCCGGTGGAAGTCGCTTCAGCTATAAAGAACGCTGGTTATGATGTGATGGCCTTAGCAAATAATCATATTTTGGATATGGGGTCAGAAGGTGTGGCTTCAACTCAAAAAGCCTTTAATGATTTAGGGATCGATACGATCGGAGTATATACTAAGGCACCACGTTCCACTGATCAACTCTTAATTAAAGAGGTCAATGGCATTAAAATAGCCATTTTGAATTATGCATATGGCTACAACGGTATGGAACAAAATCTCTCCAAGAAAGAATATGAGGCTTCCATGAGTGATCTTGATGAAGAAAAAATGAAGGAAGAAATTAACTTTGCTGAGCAAAATGCGGATATAACCATTGTTATGCCGCATATGGGTATTGAGTACCAGTTACAACCTAATGAAGAACAGAAAGCTCTCTACCATAAGATGATTAACTGGGGAGCTGATCTCGTCTTTGGGGGCCATCCTCATGTCATTCAACCAAGTGAAGTGGTCAACCATAATGGTGAAAATAAGTTTATTATTTATTCCATGGGGAATTTCTTATCTAATCAACGGATCGAAACCGTTGACAACCCTTGGACGGAAAGAGGGGTGCTGATGGATGTTAGCCTGACTAAGCAGGGAGACACCACCAAGATTGACACTATTCAAGCCCATCCTACCTGGGTTAATCGCACTCCTAATGGCAAAAGAGGGCACGGCTTCGATCTATATGATTACACAGTTTATGTCTTAGAAGATTGGGTTCAAGGCGGGAAGTATTATGGTCAATTAGATCATGCGACTCAAGCCAGAGTTGATCGCGCTTACCAAGAAACGCTTGACCATGTCAATTTACAATTGCCTAAGGAATGA
- a CDS encoding sugar O-acetyltransferase: MSEREKMKAGQWYDANYDEELLAMRQKAQGLAKKYNDCLSEDSQQKEAFLRQLFAHFGDKSQLLAPFYVDYGFNVSIGDDCFINYSAYFMDGAPISLGDHCFIGPFCGFYTAQHHLQIKKRNQGLERALPIKVGANCWLGANVSVMPGVSIGSGAVIGAGSVVTKDIPDNALAVGVPAKVVRYIDQDEDLAD; encoded by the coding sequence ATGTCTGAACGCGAAAAAATGAAAGCTGGTCAATGGTACGATGCTAATTATGATGAGGAGCTATTAGCTATGCGGCAAAAGGCTCAAGGCTTAGCTAAGAAATATAATGATTGTCTATCCGAAGATTCTCAGCAAAAGGAGGCCTTCTTACGACAATTGTTTGCTCATTTCGGGGATAAGTCTCAATTACTGGCGCCTTTTTACGTGGACTATGGCTTTAATGTCAGTATTGGTGATGATTGCTTTATCAATTACTCTGCCTACTTTATGGATGGTGCACCAATTAGTTTAGGAGACCACTGCTTTATTGGCCCTTTTTGCGGTTTCTATACGGCACAGCACCACCTACAAATTAAAAAGCGTAACCAGGGCCTAGAGCGGGCTCTTCCAATTAAAGTTGGGGCAAACTGTTGGCTAGGAGCCAATGTCTCGGTGATGCCTGGCGTAAGTATTGGTTCTGGTGCAGTGATTGGAGCTGGCAGCGTGGTAACTAAGGATATTCCGGACAACGCCCTAGCTGTCGGGGTGCCGGCTAAGGTGGTTCGTTATATTGATCAAGATGAAGATTTAGCGGATTAA